Below is a genomic region from Ammonifex degensii KC4.
TCTATTTCCCAGTAAGAAGATTCTTCCGCCCCTTCCCGGCCCAGCAAGACGTAATCGAACCCCGGCCGAAAGAGCTCCGGGTTAAGACGACACACCTCTCTTAGAAGCCGGCGCACCCGGTTCTTCTTTACCGCTGTCTTTACCTTTTTGCTCACGGCAAAGCCCAGCCGGTAAAAGTCAAGTTGATTGGGACGGAAGTAAACGACCACCCGCCGGCCGACCACCCGGCGACCTTCACGGAAGATAGCACTGAAATCA
It encodes:
- the rnpA gene encoding ribonuclease P protein component, with translation MRRKRKVLSRNDFSAIFREGRRVVGRRVVVYFRPNQLDFYRLGFAVSKKVKTAVKKNRVRRLLREVCRLNPELFRPGFDYVLLGREGAEESSYWEIEEDVREALRRGGPQ